Part of the Mytilus trossulus isolate FHL-02 chromosome 2, PNRI_Mtr1.1.1.hap1, whole genome shotgun sequence genome is shown below.
atctggatacgatcagtcccgattttgaaaatttccataatcgtgttgctatcggcgtaaaaatcgggacagtgtgacgcgggcattagggaatgaacttagattttttttattgcactACACCTTAGACGCTTACAGTTCTATCTATGCAGTAATTGCATGTCTTAACTCAAAACTAGCTTAAGATTGGCATACAAGTGAAGACACTTATTCTGTCTACCTTTGCTGCTAAACGCTGACCTCTAGCTATAGATGTCCTTTGGTTGTGTTTGCAATAGTATAACAAATATCTCATGGGACTACAATTGTCCGATgggacaaaaaaataattccattgaattttgataaaatccCACTGGGATTGTGCCCTGTCACATGTGATATCAAACATCTTATGTTTTTCTAAATCAAATTGCATTTATAtagtatatttaataataacaaTAGAAACGCAATGAATTCATTGAATCCCATGTCATTCTGTacattttggttataaatataaGACTGCAGCTCTATTAAGGAGAGGCGGCGGCGgatttgcaaatgagtgttttgcaaattaaagaCATTGAAAGTGTCCAGTGTTTTGTATTAATTGGATGCTGTTTCATTGATGTAAACAGTCTATTCctgtttcaaaaaatattgtcttCTTCAACCTGCTTTAAGGAGAGGAAAACTGAAGGTAAGCTGAGCCTTTGGTGTTGTTTCTTATCACCAGTAAATCTAATGCATTACATATATAATTAACAATGCAAAAGAGAATCAATAACAAGGGTTTTGTTGAGATACTCAAAATTTCCTCTTGCTTTATAAAAATACcgagttttattaatttatagttatgTTACTGATTTGATTATCACCACATGCACTAAGGAAGAACTTATATTTTTTGGTATGtgatgttattattttataataacaaatcAATAGAAGATTTCATCATGTATAACGTTCTATACTATACATggagggagaaggtttggatccattaaaacgtttaatcccgctgcaaatgtttgcacctgtcctaagtcaggaatctgatgtacagtagttgtcgtttgtttatgtaatatatacgtgtttctcgtttctcgttttgtttatatagattagaccgttggttttcccgtttgaatggttttacactagtaatttttgggccctttatagcttgttgttcggtgtgagccaaggctcagtgttgaatGTCGTACttcaacctataatggtttactttttaaattgttatttggatggagagttgtctcattggcactcacaccacatcttcctatatctatggcaAGGAAAACACCTGAAGCGTGTCTTTCATCAAACCATGAATACATTGGTATTGGGTGGAGTAAAACTAGTCTTTGTCGTCTCtattcagatttgttttttgaacatctaaaattatttattcataaaaaaacccagacagAATTTACAAGACTaataacaaaagacaaaacatacCAAACAGTTAATGATACAATTTTATATCATAGAACAATTTCTAAGTTTATTTGGAAATAAACTCAATAACCACCAGATTTAGCTGTTGGGTTATTCCTCTTTGACTAAGTTAATGCTAGAAAATATAAACTAAAGTGGTTGATGACGAAAGATTCAGACAAACATACAATTTCACAAAATGTAGAAGACGAATCgtaaactaaaacaaaactccacacacacacaaaaaaaaccacaaactTAATACTGGCAGTGCATATTTTGTCAAGTAACATAATAGCGGTTCGTccacaaataaacaattttcagGACAAGAGGACACAAAGAGCTAGGTAGTGATAAATATGACTAGACGTGGTTTAAAACATGACcactaattatatataagattcttaaatcataaataacaataaatcttatgtatttgtttgtgtgtgtttttattatgatctttattttaaaattaagactATACAGTTACCGGAAAATATTGCTTGAAACTTTATATCTGGCAATGATTCTGTGACCTTTTATAACAACTATATGTACacgatttatttgtttaacagtttgatttagaaaaaaatgccgacatagctagataatacaattagttttataattactatcacaattttatgtttatattctttttgttgttataaaatacatcaaataacaTTATAACCAACCTAATCttgaattatatcaaattttagaCATTTTCCTGTGACGTCACTTTTGTGGTGTTGATCCAGTTGTGTGAGAGACAGTTCATGGTTCTGTTGTGCTGTCCTAGGTTTTTTTATGTGTTCGTTTTAATTCTGTTGTTAGCATGTCGAAATATACTattctattgtttatttgtgtatttctctgtcctgaatgttcttgcatttatttgtacaatattcTTGACATGTAATGTCGatattttagtgttatatttgaCATGGTCATAAAAGCGCGAGGTTTGGccacaaaatcaggttcaacaCATCATGTTTTCCTTAAATGTCCTTTACCAAGCCAGGAGTATGTCAgctgttatcttatagttcgtttctctgtgtgttgcattgtcgattgttttttgttgcacttcagtgttttattgtttcgttgttttcctgttatagttgatgtgtttccctcgggtTTGGTTTGAAACCCGGATTTATTttatctcaatcgatttatgactttcgaacagcggtatactacctTTGCTTGtctaataaatttgttttaagttttttaaattttataattacttttttttcattttgaattgttaCTATCTTTTATTACAATTATATGCCGGATCGAGAATTCAAACTGCAGTAAATTCGAACGAACAACATGTATGCtactaatattttttatttgtttaggcCTATACATGTTAAGCAGTACTAATGTAAAAGCTCTGTACTAATTTCTAAAGTGATTTGTGTTTTAGGGAAAACTATGTATACAAATCCGCTAATCTAGATATAGACTTCCAACAATGTTTCACAGATACACATGGGAAAGTAAACTTGTTACCATAAACCCATTTTGcctgattttcaaataatttactaTTTTCTATCACGTACAATTATTGGAcattaagaaatatttgtttcaaatacaagttttcacattttcttttttcgtGTTCTGTTATAGCTTGCTATGCGGTATTAGTTTTATGCAAGGCGGTGCGGTGACCTATACTTGCTTATATCCACTAATATGGTCTCTGAGGGAAAGTTGTTTtcttgacaatcataccacatcattcTCCTTATTTTTCTATGAAGCAATGAAGATAAATTTCTAACATGGTATCACGCATCCTTGTGCATTTAAGTCAAAAGGTCGATACGACTAGACACCATTAATATACAGGAATAGCTGTTGACGCGCTCGTTTTATCTATAGATTTCCTCACTTAATAACAATCAAAGCTTATCTTAATTCTATCATTGCTAAATAGAATggatatatagttatcaaaggtaccaggcttattattttttgttaggGACCAGATATTTCAAGGTTTTATCAgctatattgaataaaatagaataGAAACAGTCCATTGTACAAAAGTCGACTCTGTGCTTGAAATTATAGTGGTTGCTACATTAACATGGAACTTCACTTTtggaaagttgaaataaaaatgtaacatCTATATGAACAATGTTGTAATTTGCAAAGAAGATTCGTTGGTGTCAATAaactttctatatataaattttctcTGGTATATgctttctgggtttttttttcttcttttttttttttttttttttttttttaaagttttgcagTGAAATGTTAACATTTGTCGATCTTAAAATGCCATTATCCATTATCAAAATACAGAAGTAAATATCCAGAACGTTCATGTTCCATTTTAACAGTTGTGCACGAACCATCAATATCGCTAAAATATCACAACATTTGTAATGGCTTCACACATTCATTTAGAGAACCGGCATggatatttccaaaaaaaaaatgtacacttattttgatctatcaaattcaataaaaatttgATAACCATCGAGTTGTACATAGACAGAATAGCACTTACTAATTTATGTTAGGTGTTATTTTGCTATAGCTAACTCTATTCAATAGTATAACCATAATTTTTTAGAGAATTTGGAATGTCGTTAACTTCATCCCTTTCTACTCACTTCGCATAACCTACCTGTTGTATCCATTTATGATTTGTTGTTTTccaggaaataaataaaaaagtttgcGGTGTATGTTGATATGACAAAGAAGAAAATCCCCAAAGCAAAATCATTGCACCTAAAACCTTAACGAAGCCAAGAGACTGTATCAGAAACTAAAACATATCAGTAATAACCAGGACAAGTTGAGAAAACCTCTGATGGAAACAAATGACGAACAACAGACAAAACTGCGAGGGAAAAAGACGCAAGAAACTAAttcttaaaaatacatgttattggaaatacacaaataaactgttgaaacaGAGATATGTATCGCCTGCCAGCAGAAATTCcggcagaaaaaaaaaaccccaacaatCTGATGGTCAGCAACATTGCTATTTAATTCAAAGTTGTTGGTACATGACCGTAAAGACAGGACCTCGAAAGGACACACTTAGATAATGTGAAAGTAAACCCACTTTACAGAAAATAATGtcataatattaaataattcattttaaactgATAAAAGCTGAAAACGTAACTGATGTCACCGAGTAAGAGTCACAGGCGAGACAAAAACCATTAAGAACATTCATGATAAGTATTTTAAAGCCAAGAGTTATATCAGATAAACATGTCACcctcaaatttaaatttgagttgAAACTTTACGAGTTAAGGTAGACAGAAAATGTACAACAGAAATTGACAGTTAAAGCTACAGAATTCATTTACGCAAACAGAACCGATTCCGAAATACAATCTAGATAGGACAAGGAAGGTCACGGGAGTGCCGTTTTGGATGCCCACAAAaacgtttaaccccgccacattatgtgtGTGCTTGTCCAAAGTCAGGGACatgtaattcaaaatttgtcattttttacagTATAtcgtataaaattgagaatggaaatggggaatgtgtcaaagagacaacaacccgaccaaataaaaaaacaacagcagaaggtcaccaacaggtcttcaatgtagcgagaaattcccgcacccggaggcgtcattTATGTGCCCCTAagcaaatatatactagttcagtgataatgaacgccatactaatttccacattgtacacaagaaactaaaattaaaataatactagcaagactaacaaatgccagaggctcctgacttgggacaggcgcaaaaatgcggcggggttaaacatgtttgtgagatctcaaccctccccctatacctctaaccaatgtagaaaagtaaacgcataaccatacgcacattaaaattcagttcaagagaagtccgagtctgatgtcagaagatgtaaccaaagaaaataaacaaaatgacaataatacacaaataacaacagactactagcagttaactgacatgccagctccagacttcaattaaactgactgaaagattatgatttcatcatatgaacatcaggcacaatccttcccgatagaggtttagtatcataccatcataacatatacgagaagaacataacccgtggcatgccaacaactgtttttagaataaatgtgtttagttccgacgcaaagaccttatcagtgactcaatattaacgccaaaatatgcaatctttaatgacttgacaacagtatcgtaattatatcccttcttaattagtctattcaaaggttttgtaagtttctgaggtgaatactgacacctttgtgctttataaagaatatttccataaaaaattggatgtgaaatacctgaacgtataagaagtctgcatgttgagctatatttacgaatgatgtctttataccgatgataaaatttagtaaatgttttgactagtttgtgatatcgaaaaccctggtgtaataatttttcagtaatacatattaaatttctctcgttaaaatctaaaacattgttacctACACGAGcgatcgtacaagttgagatatataaacaccgtaagatggtgacaagggaacgtcaccatctaaaaacggataattaacgataggaaatgaaaaatcatcccttttatcataaattttagtattcagctttccgttagtgatatagatatcaagatttTGCTGAACGTGTTTGCTTTTCGTTTGTTAATTTATACACCGATCAGTCTGTTCATTTTGTCGTTTGAATTGCCATGCCGAAGCCTTATGTTTATCTAGCTTTGCGGTATGAGTTTTGCTAATAGTTGACGGCCGTACAATGCCCTATATTTGCTAACTTCTACgtcattttaatttctaatgaagagttgtctcattggcaaacataccacatcttcttatttttataaggaaGTCGTTATGTTTGAAATGTAACAACTTCCTTGTTTAAGCAAGATTACTGTctgaaaataatttaacttgAGTACTTCAATGatgatttaattataaaatataaacatcatGCGCATGTAACTGCGCATGTGACTGGTATATGACGCAAATGGTAATTAATTCTCTAGTAAACAATTCATTCTTGGTACtattctatttcgtcaaaattTTATGTACTTTCATATGTATTTAGTTTGTAAGTATGAATCCTTGTTTGAAGTAGATTTTAGTTTGTCTGtggtattttaaaattatttaaaacaaattgataaaatgtgaGGGTGACTGTGACTGTCGGTGCTTCAGTACTGGCATAAATtactaattatttatatttgatgttcACCGTTGATAAATTATGAAATCATGCATCGcacttaaaaaaataaggttCCAACTACCTCATGCAAAGGTAAATTAATCTGAATTTGGCTTATCTCTAACAAACCCTTTTGATCATACGCCTACtaacatttcaaatttgaaggTTTGAGCGTTCCTCGTAAAGGTAAATTTTTAAAAGCGCTGGACACTTGtttatgaattgttattttcatattagaTGGTAAATACTAAATATCCATTTGGGCCAATGACAGTGCACCCTTGTAGCAAGGTAGAAAAGATAGCATTGAAGTCATTTTGTTCCCATTATGCTAGAATAACTCTTTGAGGAAATCTGCTTCATAAGAATATATTAGAATAAAAGTTTGTAGTAGCGGCGCATAATTTACATCACAGTCGAATCTGGTATAAACGggcaaataaaaacaaaaacaggattaattagatataggaagatgtggtgtgagtgcaaatgagacaactctacattcaaataacaatttaaaaagtaaaccactaCTAAGGCTAAGTTAAGGCTACGTTTTACGTCCGTGGTCGTAATATATAAACTGCATCGGTTAACAAAGTCATGCTGGTTACcgtaaacttttcaaagttgttgcagtatatttatcatttaaaaccCTACACTCCGCATCTTATTTGTTAAAGAAAGACGAAAGATGCAAATAGGGGTATGCAAACTAATAACTCGGAAATTAACTGACAATCACATggcaagaaaaaagaaaaggacaaaGAGACTAAAAACAGTTTACAGaagacaacatagaaaactaaacactgAGAACAAAAACTCCACCAGAAACTAGTAGTGATATCAGGTGCCCCGAAAGGGTAAACAGATTATGCTCAGTAAgcgacacccgtcgtgttactcctataaaatatgtgtatgttATATAAAGTGATTAAACATCACTCAACAGCGGATTGGTAATTGACTCTTATCTAACCCTAAGACAACACACTTTTGTTAACCATTGGTCATGCAAATTTTCTAACCATATACTCTAACATGCATGTCAAgttttgaaattgaaacaacGTTGTCAAAACCTAGGATAGACAAGACTGTTACCGGTGTAGACACCATATATGATGATACATGTAAATAGGAAATAGAATCGTAATTATCGTATCAATGGGAATTATGCAGACGCTGTTGATATAGTTATATAATTAGATTACTGCAGCTGATGTTAATGATTTGTTTTCGCAGCAGACAAAATTCATTCACAATAAAACTAACATATTTGGTACCTTGCACATTCGTTGCgttcatattatttttcaatcattCCAATTTAAAACTCAATGACGTCTATCTGGGTCACGCCTCctggtgcgggattttctcgctgtattaATGACCCGTGGCCTTCTTCTGTTTTccgctctttggtcgggttgttgtctttttgacacatccacatttccattcttgATTTGATACCTTACCTTTGTTGCTGGTGTTGTATGTTGTATTCAATCAAGATAAGAAAGTATAGACCCCTATTACATTGTTAATTGGTATCTTATAAACATTGCGTTGTTAGCGGTGACGCTCATCTTACTTTTGGTCACTGTCTAGTCtgccaaattaattttgtttaaattctgATCACGTCTACTAATTCTTAAATTAggtttaaaatcttaaaatgttaaatctttTACGGTAAGGGAGCTTAACTAAAAAGGGGGTAATGGCTTTTttgtttaagtaaaaaaaaactttaacgcTTTcaatcaaattgatttttttctgaacaaatATGTTGGACAACTCTCAAACATGTAATAAGTGAGCTGCCATTTGATTTTATGGGTGACtggaataaaatttgaaaaaaggcaggggttttagttaaaaaaaaataaaaagtaggATGAGCGacttggcaaaaaaaaaggcggggttacagtaaaaaaaagtcaggataaactagtAAAAAAATGCACGACTGAATAGagttaaaacaaaaaggtaGATTAGagatcacaaaaaaaaaatgcaggacaacatttttcatcatagacccccccccccccccctttataatcaaatggtagctccctaactAATATCTGAAAGGCTTTTCTGTCCTTTATTATCtttgttttttggttttcgTTCGTAACACTATTTTCTTCTTTAATCTTTTAACCCTTCAAAACAACGTGCCCTCCCTGTAAAAACAATGAACTTGTCGCAAGTTAGATGTGAGTattgtatatttctttattgataacaataaacaatagACAAGCAATCGCGTTTTTAACAATgttacaaataattatattgagGACTAACATTTCTGTTACAcgtaacgtaaaatgttatattAATGTTAACCACATGAAAATAAGCACAAAACTTAAAGTCGATCAACtccattcaaaaatatatctttgtataaaaaatatcacgTACATAAATAACAGTCACACCTCCGTTAACAGTTTATCCCCATTGGTACATACATATTAATCACACTTCCGTTAATAGTTAACCATCATTGGTACATAAATAACAATCACACTTCCGCTATCAGTTAATCATCATtagtacataaataacaatCACATTTCCGGGAACACTTTATCAACATTAGTACACGAATAACAATCACACTTCCGTTAACAGTTTATCATCATTAATACTGCGTCGATTTCCATTCATTCTCAAAGAACCTCTAGCAATCAGTGACAGACGTCGAACGTTACTATCTTCTATATAAAATCCTGGAGTAATACAACATGGACAGAATAATTCCTGAAAGTTTCTCCAAAAAATTGTGTTAAATatgcaataaataataaaattaacaccggtatttattaacaataacaaatcTGTGATTTCACGTATACCACGAGCTAAATAATTTTCCTCATAATATCCAAGTCCAAGACACGTAGACATGATGGCATCTGGAACTATACAAATAAGGAATACTATAATTATAACAATTAACATCACAGTTATTCGGTGTTTCCGACGACCAAGTCTACACCGTCGTATTCCGTATAAAATGCAAGTATTAAGAATAATGAGTAGGAATAAAGGAATGATGGAACGTACAAAGTAATGTAACCAATTAAATGTTTTTGCAAACGTTTCATTTGCCCATAAATCTGTTAGATGAAGATCGTAACTAATACTCTGCGTCGTGTTTTGTAAAACTTCTATAGTTTTATATCGCATAGCGTATGGAACAGAAAATACCATCATTATCACAAAAACTGTTGTCGATATCGTTTTGGCACGTGATATTGAACACAATCGTTTGACTCTAGTCGGATGACACACATATATGTATCGTTCGAAAGCAACCGATACGGTTAACCAGGCAGAAACACACAATgatgcattaaaaatataatgagcGTAAGGATATACAAATCCTAAGGCTTTATTTCCGGTTGACGGATCTACTTCTGAAAGTAGTATAACAAGAAAGTAGAGAACATCACTGAGAATTTTAATGCAATCAGATATCGCCAATGAAAGAAGATATATATTTGTAGATGAACGCATTTGCTTTTGACACATAACGATTATTCCGAGTATATTCCCAATCATACCTAAAACACATACGGTTGGAAAGAATATCAACCCTGTCACAAATCGGGCTTGATAATAAAATTCCTTGAACTCAATTGGCTGTTCAGGTTGATTGGCCACTACACAGTTTTGACATCCCATTGCTGTGAGTTGTCAATGTCTCCTCATATTATAACTGAAACGATAAAAAAATGGTGTTAAAACACAACTGTACACTAGTTCCTTCATATTCCTATGATAAAATatcacatattttctttttggcCAAAACGTTTTTACCGAACAAGTTTGCTATAATATATTAGCGCAAAACTAAAATTCAATAGCAATTACGAGTAAACATCGTCAACAAGCAAACTTTAATCATATAATTGCATGTCAAAATGCTACAGACGGcatacattttatgaaaattagaaatgatataataaaatagcATAACCGTTTGTTATGACTGAGAGGAGATGCGTAAACTATTGTCACTCCCTTTTTAAAAAGAACTCACCTTTTTCAAAACGTCTCtcaaatattattgattttaaagcaatcattataaaatataggataatatacttatataagtcCAACACATGATGACGAATTAAAGAGAAATCAACTGCCTACACTGTCGCAAAGTATAAGCCCAATTTTCGTATTATTTCAATAAGACTTAGTATTCTTTGAAGATTTTGTTACGCTGGTTTCATATGGAAAGTGTTTTCTCTATTAGttctttagtttaaacaatagtTATTCAAAAAgtgaatgaaatataattataaatacagggattcggaaacaagaaaaacttatataaatccgtctccctttaaaaaaaaatgacaaaattaggAACATAGTATATATGAAACTCATATAATCTAATTTTCAATtcacattaaacatgtttttttctgtggttTGCCCGTTACTCAGAAGTCAGTTTGATCGGAAAATGTTTTCTCTATTAGttctttagtttaaacaatagtTATTCAAAAAgtgaatgaaatataattataaatacagggattcggaaacaagaaaaacttatataaatccgtctccctttaaaaaaaaatgacaaaattaggAACATAGTATATATGAAACTCATATAATCTAATTTTCAATtcacattaaacatgtttttttctgtggttTGCCCGTTACTCAGAAGTCAGTTTGATCGGAAAATGTAATCAACtctttttatcataattatggTGCATGTATCTGagaaatatgtaaatgttcCGAAAAAAAGGTAACATTAAATCAAAGTTTCATCATCTAAATCGACAATGATATAAAGATAATTGTTATGGACCAAATCTCCCtgtttctaaaataaatctttgtacaattttaaaaatattttattagttctttgtttgttttcgtATCAGTTGGAGTAATctggatatatatttttgaaaatatatatatgtagtttgttgttatatacTATATGTGGTACTTAATTAGTTTGTAATTATATTCTGGTATATAAACCGTGCTTTTGGTCACGATTTTGTTATCAAGCTTCTCATTTCCAGAAATTTTTAATTCGTTTTGCAAGATTTTTCCGATGCAATAAACTTAATATGGTTTCGTAAATTCATCCCACGGGCATACTTGATCTAGTGTCTTTAGAAATCGTGCTACTTTTACATCAGGTTTAGTTTTCTAAATCAAAAGGAATTATCGAGAAATTTATCTTACGATCATTAATTAAAGTTATCATTCCTGCTTCAATTATGTCTTTGTTAACATTTCGCCGCAAGGTACAATGTTTCTTCATTTAACTGACAAGTTAAAAGAAGTTTTACTCGGTAACGTCTCTTCattgtgaaatatttaaaagggaaacaaagttaacatatttatatttatatgattcTATTTGTAATCAGTAGAGTTAGACATTATTGAACACTTATCGAAACTGACGCTTAAACATATGCCTATGACCCTAGTTGACCTCTTTGAGATAAGGTCATCGCAATGCATGTGAACAAAGACCAcagatataaatacaatatttatttacattaattttgaaatactgtATAACAAAAccattttcaatgattttttttttactttaccgGCTCTGGTAATTAACTCGGAAATTATCGATCTTCATATTGTACTATCAGACGTGTACATTCTTCGAATCAACTATTTGCGATATGCAAATACACTGCAGACACTTGAACGTGTaaattataaagtaaaatataaatatagatgaTATATCGCAAATTATACATTAATTTATGTTcacccatattttttttcaaaaaaatccatatttttaCTTACAACATAACCGATACAAAAACTAAACAC
Proteins encoded:
- the LOC134705192 gene encoding FMRFamide receptor-like, which translates into the protein MGCQNCVVANQPEQPIEFKEFYYQARFVTGLIFFPTVCVLGMIGNILGIIVMCQKQMRSSTNIYLLSLAISDCIKILSDVLYFLVILLSEVDPSTGNKALGFVYPYAHYIFNASLCVSAWLTVSVAFERYIYVCHPTRVKRLCSISRAKTISTTVFVIMMVFSVPYAMRYKTIEVLQNTTQSISYDLHLTDLWANETFAKTFNWLHYFVRSIIPLFLLIILNTCILYGIRRCRLGRRKHRITVMLIVIIIVFLICIVPDAIMSTCLGLGYYEENYLARGIREITDLLLLINTGVNFIIYCIFNTIFWRNFQELFCPCCITPGFYIEDSNVRRLSLIARGSLRMNGNRRSINDDKLLTEV